In Halapricum desulfuricans, a single window of DNA contains:
- a CDS encoding TDT family transporter produces the protein MSQVTSTSTRARVANTVEFFGPQWFGSTMGTGALGVALGLLAAQSGIDALLPFAQLFVALTAVMTVTYTLPWLARMWLYPHRVRTDLTHPIRSQFFPTMPITLIVLGLGIARTMGDIVPSSVLEPLLTGLFVLGSAGIFGFGLVVVTIMFTNDEIGTEHGVFAWYIPPVSHLVIPLLGFELVAGHLAGTATGQLVFVVSMIALGIGTFMFLFFGSIVLHRYAYESLPREKLAPTFVIGLAPTAVLTIALVKLAHALEAGVGLGLAVEPLVPGLKLLALVMWGFSAWWFVLTAGLVAHYITRRTHPFFFTWWAYTFPLGAFAISAGSLGGFLGISAFTAALAAVTGLLAVVWVVTAALTTRMVLRGHAFTPE, from the coding sequence ATGAGTCAGGTCACTTCGACATCGACGAGGGCGAGAGTCGCAAACACGGTCGAGTTCTTCGGTCCGCAGTGGTTCGGATCGACGATGGGGACCGGCGCGCTCGGCGTCGCGCTCGGGTTGCTCGCCGCCCAGTCCGGGATCGACGCGTTGCTCCCGTTCGCGCAGTTGTTCGTCGCGCTGACGGCCGTAATGACGGTCACGTACACGCTGCCGTGGCTGGCGCGGATGTGGCTGTACCCACATCGAGTCCGAACGGACCTCACCCATCCCATCCGGAGTCAGTTCTTCCCGACGATGCCGATCACGCTGATCGTCCTCGGTCTCGGGATCGCTCGCACGATGGGTGATATCGTCCCGTCGAGCGTCCTCGAACCGCTACTGACGGGGCTGTTCGTCCTCGGAAGCGCCGGCATCTTCGGGTTCGGGCTGGTCGTCGTGACGATCATGTTCACCAACGACGAGATTGGGACTGAACACGGCGTCTTCGCCTGGTACATCCCGCCGGTGAGCCACCTCGTCATTCCGCTGTTGGGCTTCGAGCTCGTCGCCGGTCATCTCGCCGGGACGGCCACCGGACAGCTCGTCTTCGTCGTCTCGATGATCGCGCTCGGGATCGGGACGTTCATGTTCTTGTTTTTCGGCTCGATCGTGCTCCATCGCTACGCCTACGAGAGCCTCCCGCGTGAGAAACTCGCGCCGACGTTCGTCATCGGGCTGGCCCCGACGGCCGTGCTCACGATCGCCCTCGTGAAGCTCGCCCACGCGCTCGAGGCCGGCGTCGGACTGGGGCTCGCAGTCGAGCCGCTGGTGCCGGGTCTGAAGCTCCTCGCGCTTGTGATGTGGGGCTTCTCCGCCTGGTGGTTCGTGCTGACCGCCGGACTCGTGGCCCACTACATCACTCGCCGGACGCACCCGTTTTTCTTCACCTGGTGGGCCTACACCTTCCCGCTCGGGGCCTTCGCCATCTCGGCGGGGTCGCTCGGCGGCTTCCTCGGTATCAGTGCGTTCACCGCCGCGCTCGCCGCCGTGACTGGCCTGCTCGCAGTCGTCTGGGTTGTCACTGCGGCACTCACTACCCGGATGGTGCTTCGGGGCCACGCGTTCACGCCCGAATAG
- the lpdA gene encoding dihydrolipoyl dehydrogenase produces MLIVGAGPGGYVAAIRAAQLGLDVTLVERDAYGGTCLNYGCIPSKALIHGSDVAHEARNAEDLGITADVEVDFAKLVDWKDNVVDQLTGGVENLCQAAGATLIEGTARFVDDHVAEVETDGGASTLAFENAIVATGSRVIEIPGFEPDGEYVLDSRDALDLDEIPDSLVVIGAGYIGMELSTVFAKLGTDVTVVEMLEDVLPMYEGDISRIVREEAADLGIEFRFGELAADWERDGDGVVVTTEDEDGATAELKADAVLAVPGREPITDTVGLGALGIEPDDDGFVPTDAQGRTARDHVFAIGDVAGEPMLAHKASHEGEVAAAAVAGEPAALDHRAMPAAVFTDPEVATVGLTEADAEEAGYTTAVGQMPLSGNGRALTVESPEGFVRIVADAPTGTVLGAQIVAPEASELIGEVALAVEQRLTLEELAGTVHTHPTLSEAIMEAAADAAGEAIHTH; encoded by the coding sequence GTGCTGATCGTCGGTGCCGGACCCGGCGGGTACGTCGCGGCGATCCGGGCTGCACAGCTCGGGCTGGACGTGACGCTCGTCGAACGGGACGCCTACGGCGGGACCTGTCTCAACTACGGCTGCATCCCTTCGAAGGCGCTCATTCACGGCAGCGACGTCGCCCACGAGGCGCGCAACGCCGAGGACCTCGGGATCACTGCCGACGTCGAGGTCGATTTCGCGAAACTCGTCGACTGGAAGGACAACGTGGTCGATCAGCTCACCGGCGGCGTCGAGAACCTCTGTCAGGCGGCCGGCGCGACGCTGATCGAGGGGACCGCACGCTTCGTCGACGACCACGTCGCCGAGGTCGAGACCGACGGCGGGGCGTCGACGCTCGCCTTCGAGAACGCGATCGTTGCGACCGGCAGCCGCGTCATCGAGATCCCCGGCTTCGAGCCGGACGGCGAGTACGTCCTCGACTCGCGAGACGCGCTCGATCTCGATGAGATCCCCGACTCGCTGGTCGTCATCGGCGCAGGATATATCGGGATGGAACTGTCGACGGTCTTTGCGAAGCTCGGGACCGATGTCACGGTCGTCGAGATGCTCGAGGACGTGCTGCCGATGTACGAGGGAGACATCTCGCGGATCGTCCGCGAGGAAGCCGCCGATCTGGGGATCGAGTTCCGGTTCGGCGAGCTCGCCGCCGACTGGGAACGGGACGGCGACGGCGTCGTCGTCACGACCGAAGACGAGGACGGCGCGACGGCGGAACTGAAAGCCGACGCGGTACTGGCTGTCCCCGGGCGGGAACCCATCACCGACACGGTCGGTCTCGGCGCGCTCGGGATCGAACCCGACGATGACGGCTTCGTCCCGACGGACGCGCAGGGGCGGACCGCCCGCGATCACGTCTTCGCGATCGGCGACGTGGCCGGCGAACCCATGCTCGCCCACAAGGCCAGCCACGAGGGCGAGGTCGCCGCGGCCGCGGTCGCCGGCGAGCCCGCTGCGCTGGACCACAGAGCGATGCCGGCGGCTGTCTTCACTGACCCCGAGGTCGCGACGGTCGGCCTGACCGAGGCTGACGCCGAGGAAGCCGGGTATACGACGGCGGTCGGACAGATGCCCCTCAGTGGGAACGGCCGCGCGCTGACGGTCGAATCCCCCGAAGGGTTCGTCCGGATCGTCGCCGACGCGCCGACCGGAACCGTCCTCGGCGCACAGATCGTCGCGCCCGAGGCCTCGGAACTGATCGGCGAGGTCGCACTGGCGGTCGAACAGCGTCTCACCCTCGAGGAACTCGCCGGAACGGTCCACACCCATCCGACGCTCTCGGAAGCGATCATGGAAGCCGCCGCCGACGCCGCCGGCGAGGCTATCCATACGCACTGA
- a CDS encoding OsmC family protein produces the protein MSDISLTTTNTSGFDTESVIGGFAVGIDPMTETGPDPNSVLVADYAACFLPAVRMGARKSGYDLGKMEIEAEADLTDEDNLESISFTLKVEGNVENPEELVELGEQFCHVHTALREELHADVTVETEAFATASA, from the coding sequence ATGTCCGATATCAGTCTGACGACGACGAACACGAGCGGTTTCGACACTGAAAGCGTCATCGGCGGTTTCGCAGTCGGTATCGATCCGATGACAGAGACCGGTCCCGATCCGAACTCGGTACTGGTCGCCGATTACGCGGCGTGTTTCCTGCCCGCGGTTCGGATGGGCGCGCGCAAGTCCGGCTACGACCTCGGCAAGATGGAGATCGAGGCCGAGGCCGACCTGACCGACGAGGACAACCTCGAGTCGATCAGCTTCACGCTGAAAGTCGAGGGTAACGTCGAGAACCCCGAGGAACTCGTCGAACTGGGCGAGCAGTTCTGTCATGTCCACACGGCGCTTCGCGAGGAACTGCACGCCGACGTCACCGTCGAGACCGAGGCCTTCGCGACGGCCTCGGCGTAA
- a CDS encoding lipoate--protein ligase family protein yields the protein MNLRVVDSGRYSEPVQQALERVLTDRLVAGEIEPTLRFWYRDGPAVPLGRFQAYADEVATDYVEEHDVEVVRRITGGGAMYVEPGAVITYSLYLPRETVSDDVEASYAELDQFTLDALRDLGLAVRHEPLNDIAHPEGKIGGAAQLRTDDAVLHHTTMSYELDIAEMLRVLRIGEQKVSDKAIKSAEKRVARISDHIDADRSEVVDAMIDAAADRYDVFEGELSEQVLTEARTLADEQFGTDEWNRQL from the coding sequence ATGAACCTTCGCGTCGTCGACTCAGGGCGGTACAGCGAGCCGGTCCAGCAGGCGCTGGAACGCGTTCTGACCGACCGGCTGGTGGCGGGCGAGATCGAGCCGACGCTGCGGTTCTGGTACCGCGACGGCCCCGCGGTCCCGCTGGGTCGCTTCCAGGCCTACGCCGACGAGGTCGCGACCGACTACGTCGAGGAACACGACGTTGAGGTCGTCCGCCGGATCACCGGCGGCGGTGCGATGTACGTCGAACCGGGTGCCGTGATCACCTACTCGCTGTATCTCCCCCGCGAGACTGTCTCGGACGACGTCGAGGCCAGCTACGCCGAACTCGATCAGTTCACGCTCGACGCGCTCCGGGACCTCGGATTGGCGGTCCGCCACGAGCCGCTGAACGACATCGCTCACCCGGAGGGCAAGATCGGCGGCGCTGCCCAGCTTCGGACGGACGACGCCGTGCTCCATCACACGACGATGAGCTACGAACTGGACATCGCGGAGATGCTGCGCGTGCTCCGGATCGGCGAGCAGAAGGTCTCGGATAAGGCCATCAAGTCCGCCGAAAAGCGCGTCGCCCGTATCAGCGATCACATCGATGCCGACCGCAGCGAGGTCGTCGACGCGATGATCGACGCGGCGGCAGACCGATACGACGTCTTCGAGGGCGAACTCTCCGAGCAGGTGCTCACGGAGGCACGAACGCTCGCTGACGAACAGTTCGGCACCGACGAGTGGAACCGACAGCTGTAG
- a CDS encoding carboxymuconolactone decarboxylase family protein has protein sequence MASPEDEVAEKKQNVQEFAGEAESVESFLGFVHSAEEDGALDAKTKELMSLALGVTLRCEDCIVWHLDAAIAAGATEDEIVEALEIAVVMGGGPALMYATEAYETLQSFDLD, from the coding sequence ATGGCATCTCCAGAAGACGAAGTCGCGGAGAAAAAGCAGAACGTACAGGAATTCGCCGGGGAAGCAGAATCTGTCGAATCGTTCCTGGGATTCGTCCACTCGGCCGAGGAAGACGGCGCGCTGGACGCGAAGACGAAGGAACTGATGTCGCTCGCGCTGGGCGTCACGCTGCGCTGTGAGGACTGTATCGTCTGGCACCTCGACGCGGCTATAGCGGCGGGCGCGACCGAGGACGAGATCGTCGAAGCGCTCGAGATCGCGGTCGTCATGGGCGGCGGTCCGGCCCTGATGTACGCCACCGAGGCCTACGAGACGCTGCAGTCGTTCGACCTCGATTGA
- a CDS encoding thiamine ABC transporter substrate-binding protein, translated as MRRRTFLRTAGAGSVVALAGCTGNGDQNGTPSDTPQDGSSGDTQQNGTTTTGDPERTLTVATYSSFTGEDTAGNYLKSAFEDDRDDVTVEFEVPENGLNQYILQKQQGSNVSADMYLGLNTAELVRAEDELDAELFLDSRGDLDRADAIKSDLEIDPEGRAVTYDTGYITLVYDEDEVDSPATFDELLEPAYEDALITQNAQQSDPGRAFLLWTIADQGEDEYLDYWQGLLDNGVRILSDWEPAYNAYLDGSAPMVVSYSTDQVYYHGPDVDMSRHQVGFIEDQGYANPEAMARFADTDTADLALEFMDFVLQPEQQAEIAVKNVQFPAVEDADPGEGFSEYAYEPPEPVTHTYDELQGKVDGWIEQWARQIAGP; from the coding sequence ATGAGACGTCGAACGTTCCTCAGGACCGCGGGTGCCGGTTCGGTCGTCGCGCTGGCGGGCTGTACCGGAAACGGCGATCAGAACGGGACACCGAGTGACACTCCGCAGGACGGGTCATCAGGCGATACCCAACAGAACGGGACGACGACTACGGGCGACCCGGAGCGGACGCTCACGGTCGCCACCTATTCGTCGTTCACCGGCGAGGACACGGCCGGAAACTACCTCAAGTCGGCGTTCGAGGACGACCGCGACGACGTGACCGTCGAGTTCGAGGTGCCGGAGAACGGACTCAACCAGTACATCCTGCAAAAACAACAGGGGTCGAACGTCAGCGCCGACATGTACCTCGGGCTGAACACGGCGGAACTCGTCCGCGCCGAGGACGAACTCGACGCGGAGCTGTTTCTCGACTCGCGGGGCGATCTCGATCGGGCCGACGCGATCAAGTCGGATCTGGAGATCGACCCCGAGGGGCGGGCTGTCACCTACGACACCGGCTACATCACGCTCGTCTACGACGAGGACGAGGTCGACTCGCCGGCGACGTTCGACGAGTTGCTCGAGCCGGCCTACGAGGACGCGCTGATCACTCAGAACGCCCAGCAGTCCGACCCCGGCCGGGCGTTCCTGCTGTGGACGATCGCCGATCAGGGCGAAGACGAGTATCTCGACTACTGGCAGGGACTGCTCGACAACGGCGTCCGGATCCTCAGCGACTGGGAGCCCGCCTACAACGCTTACCTCGACGGAAGTGCACCGATGGTCGTCTCCTACTCGACCGATCAGGTGTACTATCACGGTCCCGACGTGGACATGTCCCGCCATCAGGTCGGGTTCATCGAGGACCAGGGGTACGCCAACCCCGAGGCGATGGCCCGGTTTGCCGACACCGACACCGCGGATCTCGCGCTGGAGTTCATGGACTTCGTCCTGCAGCCCGAACAGCAGGCCGAGATCGCGGTCAAGAACGTCCAGTTCCCGGCCGTCGAGGACGCCGACCCCGGCGAGGGGTTCTCCGAGTACGCCTACGAGCCACCGGAACCCGTCACGCACACCTACGACGAACTGCAGGGCAAAGTCGACGGGTGGATCGAGCAGTGGGCCCGACAGATCGCTGGCCCGTGA
- a CDS encoding ABC transporter permease, whose translation MTADRTISRALQRAALPVGVAATIAVLLVVFYYPVGHVLVSAVREGGHLTIEPIRAVLTDPFYAGVAHHLFVDPLGVPAGVVDWIAAGFPSVRLGLFGFTAYQALLSTVASVLLGLPGAYVLARYDFRGRRTIRSLTLVPFVLPSILVAVGFRAMFSRRGLANDLLGAVGLGPVELLGTLQIVVLAHAFYNAPLVTRLVTTAWEGVDRRQVESARSLGASRIRAFLHVVLPALAPAILTGAVLTFVFTFMSFPIVLTLGGLDLATVEVWIYARVQSLALQEAATLATLETVLSLAFIYVYLRYENRQVTTRGGGQSLPRERLVAGWRSLFDPRRLAIAAYVAVVAVVIVGPLVSLLVESVTDPSGSFTTAYYEFLLARQSSGAVGTVRPMPAVINSLVFGAGTLLLAIPMGVVVAVVATRGGRGSRVAEAILTAPLAVSGIVVGIGLLLTFVFGTTVAGHRLVVTGPVAIVFAHAAAAYPFVTRNVAPALGGLDPRLREVARSLGATRLRALLEVELPVIAPALLAGAAFAFAISIGEFDSTVLLAEGVDSYTMPVALERYVGTRSLGPNLGPATAMGTVLLAVTAVSFVVIDRLGGRWEP comes from the coding sequence ATGACTGCTGATCGGACCATCTCCCGGGCGCTCCAGCGCGCCGCGCTCCCGGTCGGGGTCGCGGCGACGATCGCCGTCCTGCTGGTCGTCTTCTACTACCCGGTCGGCCACGTGCTCGTTTCGGCCGTCCGCGAGGGCGGTCACCTGACAATCGAGCCGATCCGGGCGGTCCTGACCGACCCCTTCTACGCGGGCGTCGCCCATCACCTGTTCGTCGATCCGCTCGGCGTCCCGGCCGGGGTCGTCGACTGGATCGCCGCCGGCTTCCCGTCGGTCCGGCTCGGTCTGTTCGGATTCACGGCCTACCAGGCGCTGCTGTCGACGGTCGCGAGCGTCCTGCTCGGGCTTCCCGGAGCGTACGTGCTGGCCCGCTATGACTTCCGCGGTCGGCGGACGATCCGGTCGCTGACGCTCGTGCCGTTCGTCCTCCCGTCGATCCTGGTCGCGGTCGGCTTCCGGGCGATGTTCAGCCGCCGCGGGCTCGCCAACGACCTGCTCGGCGCGGTCGGGCTGGGACCGGTCGAGTTGCTCGGCACGCTGCAGATCGTCGTCCTCGCGCACGCCTTCTACAACGCGCCGCTGGTGACGCGGCTGGTGACGACCGCCTGGGAGGGCGTCGACCGACGGCAGGTCGAGAGCGCCCGTTCGCTGGGCGCGTCCCGGATCCGGGCCTTTCTGCATGTCGTCCTGCCGGCGCTGGCTCCGGCGATCCTCACCGGGGCCGTGCTGACGTTCGTGTTCACGTTCATGTCGTTCCCGATCGTGCTGACGCTCGGCGGGCTCGATCTGGCGACCGTCGAGGTGTGGATCTACGCCCGCGTCCAGTCGCTGGCACTCCAGGAGGCCGCCACACTCGCCACCCTGGAGACCGTCCTCTCGCTCGCGTTCATCTACGTCTATCTGCGCTACGAGAACCGGCAGGTCACGACCCGGGGTGGCGGTCAGTCGCTCCCCAGGGAACGGCTAGTCGCCGGCTGGCGGTCGCTTTTCGACCCGCGTCGGCTGGCGATCGCCGCCTACGTCGCGGTCGTCGCCGTCGTGATCGTCGGGCCGCTGGTCAGTCTGCTCGTCGAGAGCGTCACCGATCCCAGCGGAAGCTTCACCACGGCCTACTACGAGTTCCTGCTGGCCCGACAGTCTTCCGGGGCCGTCGGTACCGTCCGGCCGATGCCGGCCGTGATCAACTCGCTGGTCTTCGGGGCGGGGACGCTGCTGCTTGCGATCCCGATGGGCGTGGTCGTCGCCGTCGTCGCGACGCGGGGCGGTCGCGGCAGCCGCGTCGCAGAGGCGATATTGACCGCACCGCTGGCGGTCAGCGGGATCGTCGTCGGGATCGGACTCCTGCTGACGTTCGTCTTCGGGACGACGGTCGCGGGCCACCGACTGGTGGTGACCGGTCCCGTCGCGATCGTCTTCGCACACGCCGCGGCGGCCTACCCGTTCGTGACGCGCAACGTCGCGCCCGCGCTGGGCGGACTCGATCCCCGGCTCCGGGAGGTCGCCCGATCGCTGGGCGCGACGCGACTGCGGGCGCTGCTCGAGGTCGAACTCCCGGTGATCGCGCCGGCGCTGCTCGCGGGGGCGGCCTTCGCGTTCGCGATCAGCATCGGCGAGTTCGATTCGACGGTCTTACTCGCGGAGGGCGTCGACAGTTACACGATGCCGGTCGCGCTCGAACGGTACGTCGGCACGCGCTCGCTCGGTCCCAACCTCGGCCCGGCGACCGCGATGGGGACCGTCCTGCTCGCGGTGACGGCCGTCAGCTTCGTCGTCATCGATCGCCTCGGCGGGCGGTGGGAACCGTGA
- a CDS encoding ABC transporter ATP-binding protein, producing MSDVALEDVSVAFGGVPALESVSLSIEAGEFFTLVGPSGCGKTTTLRAIAGFETPDAGTVAIGGEDVAGVPPEDRNVGIVFQNYALFPHMSVRENVAYGLRYRDPPGGGSTEERVAELLDLVDMDGMGDRDPESLSGGQQQRIALARALAPGPDVLLLDEPLSALDARLRERLRVVIREIQRELDITTVYVTHDQSEALAISDRVAVISDGRVEQVGPPESIYREPATRFVAAFVGNNNLLEGVVVSSDPPRVALDARSGPAGRSDVTVPVDIPHATDRAVTLSIRPESLSLVESGSSPEGDSRITFPATVSTAEFMGDAYRVHCEWGGRELLVKTDADEPPDGDVRLAVDPADVTVLDEPQASSRPVEADDD from the coding sequence GTGAGCGACGTTGCCCTCGAGGACGTCTCGGTCGCCTTCGGCGGCGTCCCCGCGCTCGAGTCGGTGTCGCTGTCGATCGAGGCGGGCGAGTTCTTCACGCTGGTCGGCCCCTCCGGGTGCGGGAAGACGACGACGCTGCGGGCGATCGCCGGCTTCGAGACGCCCGACGCCGGCACCGTCGCGATCGGCGGCGAAGACGTCGCGGGCGTTCCCCCGGAAGACCGGAACGTCGGCATCGTCTTCCAGAACTACGCGCTGTTCCCGCACATGAGCGTCCGCGAGAACGTCGCCTACGGCCTGCGTTATCGTGACCCGCCGGGGGGCGGCTCGACGGAAGAGCGGGTCGCGGAACTGCTCGATCTCGTGGACATGGACGGGATGGGCGACCGCGATCCCGAATCGCTGTCGGGCGGCCAGCAACAGCGGATCGCGCTGGCTCGAGCGCTCGCGCCCGGCCCGGACGTCCTCCTGCTGGACGAACCGCTGTCGGCGCTTGACGCCCGACTTCGGGAGCGGTTGCGCGTCGTGATCCGGGAGATCCAACGGGAACTTGATATCACGACGGTCTACGTCACCCACGACCAGTCGGAGGCGCTGGCGATCTCCGACCGCGTGGCGGTCATCTCCGACGGCCGCGTCGAACAGGTCGGGCCGCCCGAGTCGATCTACCGCGAGCCGGCGACCCGGTTCGTCGCGGCGTTCGTCGGCAATAACAACTTGCTGGAGGGCGTCGTCGTCTCCTCGGACCCGCCGCGAGTCGCGCTCGACGCGCGTTCCGGCCCCGCCGGTCGCTCGGACGTGACAGTCCCCGTGGACATCCCTCACGCGACCGACCGGGCGGTGACGCTGTCGATCCGGCCCGAATCGCTCTCGCTCGTCGAGTCAGGATCGTCCCCGGAGGGGGACAGCCGGATCACGTTTCCCGCGACCGTCTCGACGGCCGAGTTCATGGGCGACGCCTATCGCGTCCACTGCGAGTGGGGCGGCCGCGAGTTGCTGGTCAAGACCGACGCCGACGAGCCGCCGGACGGCGACGTTCGGCTGGCAGTCGATCCGGCAGACGTGACGGTTCTGGACGAACCACAGGCGAGTTCGCGTCCCGTGGAGGCCGACGATGACTGA
- a CDS encoding AIR synthase family protein: MTDLGKIDADFFERVIAPNIGADREAVSLGPTAGVDFGVLELGGRAVVAATDPLSVLPVLGLERAGRLAIDIVLSDVAVSGIEPDHLTLGLTLPPDYERETLAAVWRGIDAHASELGVEVTATHVGRYPGVERSWIGSATALGIGDPEDLVRPDGARPGDELVISTGPAAEVAGLFATRYPERLGLDPETVATAQQRVNDIPAVEDALAAHRSGAVTAMHDATEGGIAGGLDEMADGAGVRFDIDPRAMPTAESVEAVCSAIDVDPWHVTSCGTLLISVESGEGETVVAALEERGTPAAVVGRVREGSGVYADGQRVEPPARDPSWKAAERLSQS; this comes from the coding sequence ATGACTGATCTCGGGAAGATCGACGCCGACTTCTTCGAACGGGTGATCGCTCCGAACATCGGTGCCGACCGCGAGGCCGTCTCGCTCGGCCCGACGGCCGGGGTCGACTTCGGCGTCCTCGAACTCGGCGGGCGGGCGGTCGTCGCCGCCACCGATCCCCTGTCGGTCCTGCCGGTGCTCGGCCTCGAGCGCGCCGGTCGGCTGGCGATCGACATCGTGCTCTCGGACGTCGCAGTCTCGGGAATCGAACCCGACCACCTGACGCTCGGTCTGACGCTGCCGCCCGACTACGAACGGGAGACGCTGGCCGCGGTCTGGCGCGGTATCGACGCCCACGCGAGCGAACTGGGCGTCGAGGTGACAGCGACGCACGTCGGGCGCTACCCTGGCGTCGAGCGCTCCTGGATCGGCTCGGCGACGGCGCTCGGCATCGGAGACCCGGAGGATCTGGTCCGCCCGGACGGCGCACGGCCGGGCGACGAACTCGTGATCTCGACCGGTCCGGCCGCGGAGGTCGCGGGGCTGTTCGCCACGCGGTACCCCGAGCGACTCGGACTCGATCCCGAAACAGTCGCGACGGCCCAGCAACGCGTGAACGACATCCCGGCGGTCGAAGACGCGCTTGCCGCCCACCGCTCCGGGGCCGTCACCGCGATGCACGACGCGACGGAGGGCGGGATCGCCGGCGGGCTCGACGAGATGGCCGACGGCGCGGGCGTCCGTTTCGATATCGACCCCAGGGCGATGCCGACGGCCGAGAGCGTCGAAGCGGTCTGCTCGGCGATCGACGTCGACCCCTGGCACGTGACCAGTTGCGGGACGCTGCTGATCAGCGTCGAGTCGGGCGAAGGCGAGACTGTCGTCGCAGCACTCGAGGAGCGTGGAACCCCGGCGGCGGTCGTCGGGCGGGTGCGCGAAGGGAGTGGCGTCTACGCCGACGGTCAGCGAGTCGAGCCGCCGGCTCGTGATCCGTCCTGGAAAGCCGCAGAACGCCTCTCGCAGTCCTAG
- a CDS encoding ferredoxin, producing the protein MVEVDEAICTGCQVCVSVAPETFEMDGGVAVAVSDEVTPEAEQAAEQCPVDAISL; encoded by the coding sequence ATGGTTGAAGTTGACGAGGCGATCTGTACGGGTTGTCAGGTGTGCGTGTCGGTCGCACCGGAGACGTTCGAGATGGACGGCGGCGTCGCGGTAGCCGTCAGCGACGAGGTCACGCCGGAAGCCGAGCAGGCTGCCGAGCAGTGCCCGGTCGACGCGATCTCGCTCTAG
- the rio1 gene encoding serine/threonine-protein kinase Rio1 codes for MTEDFELVAPEAVDSPGDEWEEIDVTDTEADRIARRRDREFNEFRKRIKDSERFKLEESVFDEATYAAIYKLVQDGYIDAFGGPISTGKEANVYTAKSGDRTVAVKVYRINASDFKDMRGYLDGDPRFEGIGQNKRKVVMAWVRKEFANLQRAKQAGVRVPDPIAVERNVLVMEYIATDGDRAKRLNEVHVENPETAYDVVAEYMRRLYDAGLVHGDLSEYNIVFQEGQLVVIDLGQAVTKHHPNAEEFLQRDCENVAAFFARQGMDVTGDQLYESVTDETDR; via the coding sequence ATGACAGAGGATTTCGAACTCGTCGCGCCCGAGGCGGTCGATTCACCCGGCGACGAGTGGGAGGAGATCGACGTCACCGACACGGAGGCCGATCGGATCGCCCGCCGGCGGGATCGGGAGTTCAACGAGTTCCGCAAGCGGATCAAAGACAGCGAGCGGTTCAAGCTCGAGGAGTCGGTGTTCGACGAGGCGACCTACGCCGCGATCTACAAGCTCGTCCAAGACGGCTACATCGACGCCTTCGGCGGCCCGATCTCGACGGGGAAAGAGGCCAACGTCTACACGGCAAAGTCGGGCGATCGAACGGTCGCAGTCAAGGTATACCGGATCAACGCCAGCGATTTCAAGGACATGCGCGGGTATCTCGACGGCGACCCGCGTTTCGAGGGGATCGGCCAGAACAAACGCAAGGTCGTAATGGCCTGGGTCCGCAAGGAGTTCGCGAACCTGCAGCGCGCAAAGCAGGCGGGCGTCCGCGTCCCGGACCCGATCGCAGTCGAGCGCAACGTCCTCGTGATGGAGTACATCGCGACCGACGGCGACCGCGCAAAGCGGCTCAACGAGGTCCACGTCGAGAACCCCGAGACCGCCTACGACGTCGTCGCCGAGTACATGCGCCGGCTGTACGACGCCGGGCTGGTCCACGGCGACCTCAGCGAGTACAACATCGTCTTTCAGGAGGGGCAACTCGTCGTGATCGACCTCGGGCAAGCCGTCACGAAACACCACCCCAACGCCGAGGAGTTCCTCCAGCGGGACTGCGAGAACGTCGCTGCCTTCTTCGCCCGCCAGGGGATGGACGTGACCGGCGACCAGCTGTACGAGTCCGTCACGGACGAGACCGACAGGTGA
- the pth2 gene encoding peptidyl-tRNA hydrolase Pth2 — MKQAIVARTDLNMGEGKLAAQVAHASLSAYEDATARARNEWKESGQKKIVLQADGESRLFELAEKAETEGIPHAIVRDAGHTQLDPGTVTALAVGPAADDRVDAVTGDLRLY, encoded by the coding sequence ATGAAACAGGCCATCGTCGCCCGCACGGACCTGAACATGGGCGAAGGGAAACTGGCGGCGCAGGTCGCCCACGCCTCGCTGTCGGCCTACGAGGACGCGACAGCGCGTGCACGCAACGAGTGGAAAGAGAGCGGCCAGAAGAAGATCGTTCTGCAGGCCGACGGCGAGTCCCGGCTGTTCGAACTCGCCGAAAAGGCCGAGACGGAAGGGATCCCCCACGCGATCGTCCGCGACGCCGGCCACACGCAACTCGATCCCGGGACCGTCACCGCGCTGGCAGTCGGGCCCGCGGCCGACGATCGCGTCGACGCTGTCACCGGCGATCTGCGGCTCTACTGA